TTACCGTTATTAATATATTCCCATAATTCATTTTTTGAAACATTAATAAATTCCCCGGGTGGTAATGTTCTCAACTCTAGTTTCCCAATTTTCGTTCGTATTAACTTTCTAACGTCATTATCCAAAGCCCTTGCCATGAGACGTATTTCTCTTTTTATTCCTTCGGCTAAAACAACTTCAAACCAGGTCTGCATTGGTTTGCGTGCTATTCTTCTAACATTAACCGGTTTAAGCAATCTGTCGTCAATCGTAACGCCTTTCATCCATGCAATTAACGTTGGTTCGTCCATTGGTTTCCTAAGCTCTACTTCATATGTCTTGGTGATATTTTTACTTGGATGTATTAAATTATGCGAGAATAATCCGTCATTTGTGAGAATGATCAGTCCTTCGCTATCTCGGTCGAGACGTCCTACAGGAAATATTCGTAAATAATCCATTGATGTAGGTAAAACATCAATTATTGTCTGTTCTCTTGAGTCTTCTACTGCACATAAAAGTCCTCGAGGTTTATTATAGATAATATATGTTAAAGAAACAGG
This Synergistaceae bacterium DNA region includes the following protein-coding sequences:
- a CDS encoding rRNA pseudouridine synthase, which codes for MTSNSKDTIRLNRYLAMCGIAARRKTEEYILAGKVMVNGEVVNEPGRQIATADIVEIDNKKVFPVSLTYIIYNKPRGLLCAVEDSREQTIIDVLPTSMDYLRIFPVGRLDRDSEGLIILTNDGLFSHNLIHPSKNITKTYEVELRKPMDEPTLIAWMKGVTIDDRLLKPVNVRRIARKPMQTWFEVVLAEGIKREIRLMARALDNDVRKLIRTKIGKLELRTLPPGEFINVSKNELWEYINNGKII